In the Salvia miltiorrhiza cultivar Shanhuang (shh) chromosome 8, IMPLAD_Smil_shh, whole genome shotgun sequence genome, ACCACAACGATTCAAATCAATCATACATACGCACATCTATATGAGAGTTCTAAAATTGTAAGATCTCATTTTGATTTTGCCGGGGAAGAGAGCAATTAAACTTAGGGATTGAGAGTagcaatatatgtatatatgtagaTACGCGACATTCGCCCGGCCTTGGACACTTCGCCGGTCGTCGGCTATTTCGAAATAAAAAACGATCTAGCAAGTAGCAAATCATTTGAATgatttggatggaaattagagAGGGGTAGGAAGTGtctttattaaattttaatgagGGTAATacaataattttgatgactaTTCTTGAATTGTAGAATGGGTAACCAAACGAAAATCTGTGAATAAATGACAAATAAGCTCATTAAGCAAATACATattaagattaataatcaaGCCTTGTGAATATTGGGCTTTCCAGAAATTATTAATCAAGCATAATCTTACCAAAGCTAGAACACACGCCATTCATGTATTTGGATGAAACACCTTCCAGAAATTAGTAATCAAGCATAATCTTACCAAAGCTAGAACACACGTCGTTCATGTATTTGGATGAAACACGTGAGAATGAATTCTAATATAAATGAGTTGTCTTTTAGTATCAAGTACTAGTAATTATGTATGCTactattatttaatttgttggaagataAGAATTAgcgagtttaaaattatttcaggccattatcttagggcgatttgcaaaaataggccactattttttggacttgcaaaaataggccaattattttagttttgggtatttttaggccacatgtgtacccaatcaggctattttgggccacattttgaTCACAAAAAGTGGCCTATAAATGCTGAATTGAGTTcaaatgtggcctaaaaatgccaaaaactaaaataattggcctatttttgcaaatccgtaaaatagtggcctatttttgcaaatcgccctaagataatggcctgaaataattttaaactcatcACTTAGCATTATAAAAATGATTAATATCAGTCCGTATATTACTATTATTAGTGTTGAGGGTGAATCAGGAATCATTTTGAATTGGGTAACTTAAAGCATATGAGttacaacaaaaaatagaaaaacaaataTAACAATTTTAGACAGAATGTAATTgtattaataattgatttaatttgtaGCTCATCGAAACTCTATGAAAAAACACTTTACTTTGTAAAACTGCATGGGGGCAATCTTTTTAGCTATGTTCCTAAAACAAACAACATGGGGGcaatctttttaattaatttgatgtaTAAGTTGTATATTGTCAAGTTTTGACAAAAAAACATTTTACAATGGAATAAGTAAAAAAGTTATTAAAAGTTTGTGACTTAACTACGAGTTCAATCGCCTCTCAGTTGCTCCACCCACTTATAATCGTTGCTCGAAACGGAGTATGGAGATAACTCAAAATTATGGGTCAGTACGTTCAACCACTTGGATTCATCTTGCATGTATATATTCGTATAATCGTACCTATTCCAAACTCAATTAATTAcccaaatttataaatataaataataataatagttggTTAATTCGTCTATTTCAAAGtcaaatattacaaagtaaacattaataataaaatatagaaaaataccATGTAGATCAAtgatcatatatatacatatatatatatatataaatgatttaaacataatataatttattatatgataaCATGcatcaaacttctaaatatcaTCTCAtccagtggcggagccaggatttttttttggggggagctgaactgttacgggggttcgggggcggtagccccccaaaattttttttttggggcattcaatacattttagacattttttactaaaatacaaatataataataataataataacaacattttcatagataatatagttcaaaacatttactaaaatttttttttggggcattcaatacattttagacattttttttactaaaatacaaatataataataataataacaacattttcatagataatatagttcaaaacatttactaaatttttttttggggcattcaatacattttagacattttttactaaaatacaaatataataataataataataataacaacattttcatagataatatagttcaaaacatttactaaaaatttttttgggggcattcaatacatttagacatttttattaaaatacaaatataataatgataataacattttcatagataatatagttcaacatttactaaaaaaaatttgggggcattcaatacattttagacattttttactaaaatacaaatataataacaataataacaacatttttagacatattataaaaataatttttttttttcaaaatttggggggggctctagcccccctggctacgcccctgATCTCATCTGAAACTTAaatgaatataataattttaggCAGGATGGTAATTgtattaataattgatttagTTACTTGAAAACTCTTCGAATATATACTAAAATTAAATTAGACAAATGATTTAACAAATTGTTATAAATTTCATGAAggatttatataaaaattaataatttatactaaATTATAgaccaaaaaataattttatataaaatattgaagATGTACGACAAATTTGATCAAAAAGTGGATATTCGAAaagacaaattttttttttgcaggatTTGAGCTACCCACATGGCCAACTATTAGTGGATTGGTCGACTAGCTAAtcattcatttaattttttttagcccAAAATAAAGCACATATTTATTGTGTTGGGTGGTGGagtaggtggtggtggtgaccaaaacaccatttttcttttttgaaaaataaaaagatagtAACCTTttttctatatatctatatatatatattcattattcACAAGATTGAAATGAGGCCCAATTGGAGCATACAACGCATGACATGCGACCATAGGTTATTATGAGTTGTCATTCCTATCTCGggatttctttatttttttgtttttgtattaTATAGTATGATCGAATATAACTTAAATGTTccaagaaatatatatatatatatatatatatatatatatatatatatatatatatattgtgtaattaaataattgatATGTGGTACATGATTTTTGAGTACTAATATTTTGTTAATTTTGAGGTTATCTTTTCGTACGCGTTAAAAATTGCGACTGTGATtgtcaaatttataaattacataagaaTAAATGTTtggtttttttattaatttatttgaagttAAGGAGAAAAATGAATAGATATAATTTgtaaatttgataattttaatACTGGTTTATGAGTATGACCATGACTGATTATGGAATGAAGTCACATAAATGTGATATATCGTTTACATTTATTATAGTTTCTACATATGAaaacatgcatataaaatcttTTGTATTTCAGTAAGTGATGGGAATTCTGATGATTTAACGACCATGAAAAAAATCAGTTCATATAAAATAAGTATATAAGTTTAACTATCTAAATGAGGTTACAAAAATATCGACTTTTGGCCAATTCCATAAAAGAAATCAATTCATGTAAATCAATCATGTTTAAATTCAAAGCGAACAGACtctaggaaagcccatttttgaaaaataaataaataaatagtctgAGAGAATAAAAAGGTGGTccagcaaaaaataaaaaaatttgaaaaaaagttACTATGTACAACTCACATGGTCCCAACCCACCTACAATTGTCCATTTTGGGTCAAGGACAAATTAATTGGGCATCATCATATTTAGACATAATTTCCTTTTACTCGAAAATGGAATTCCTTTTCGAAAAAATATGGTGAATGTTATGTAATGCTTCAATAATATATacatactaatttaattttcattttttattcacATACATGAGCATTAAAATCTggatattattattttggtccaATTCGTGTACAACGACGGAAGTGAAGGCAAATATAGAAACAAATTCCTCATGTTTacataaatgtttttttttttttgagcagcAAAAGGTATTCAACTTTCATTGAAAAACGGTACCAGCAGTACCAAAGAAGAACAAAGGAAAGAAAAACAAcagagaaagaaaaaacagaaaTAAACACAGCTCAAGCACCCGTCTATCTCACTACTCTCCTGTTCTTGCTGCTCCAAACCAGCTCCTAAAATCCTCAGGTGATTTCTGAACATTAAAAATCGTCATCCAGCTCCAAAATCTCGACTTAAGCTCCGCTTCAACTTTATAACAATTCCACTCGCCTTGCTGGAATTTGCATTCGTTTCTCATCTTCCAAATACTCCAAATCGCACCAGCCCACACACCAAGCAAAAAACGTTTTTCTTTCTTACAACCGAGATTGATGAAGGCATTAAAATGATCTTTTACCTTACACTGCAAAGTCGTTTTCTTGCCAAGCCACGCGACCAATCCGCTCCACAGTTGATAAGATTTTTCACAACTAAAGAACAGGTGATCGACCGTCTCAGTCGTCGTCTTGCAGAGAACACACAAGGCCTCCTGATGTTGGATGACCACCTTTCTTTTCAAAAGATTATCACAAGTTGCCAGTTTACCTCTGAGCACTTTCCACGCCGTTGTAATTACTTTTGGTGGAGCCGGGGCTTTCCAAATGGAAGAAAGCTCCGTCTCAAATCCCCTGTTGGGGCTGTGGCTTCCGTCTGTGCTGATTGCCCTATAGGCAGATTTGACCGAGAAGATATCGCCTTTTGAGGCTTTCCATCTCCATTTGTCTGTTTTCCCTTCTTCAATTCGGATTTGGCTGATCATGTTCTCAAGACACTGCACCTGCTCTTTCTCTCTATCCCAAAGTTCCCTGCTCCAATTAAAATTCCACACCCAATTTCCTTCCCTCCACTCCCCCATACTCGAAATCGACCCGTTCTGATTGGTACTAAGGCGACAAAGTCTTGGAAAAATCTCTGACAGATTACTCTCTCCTATCCAACAGTGGTGCCAGAAAAGAACCGATGCTCCATTTCCCACTTGTATTTCCAGATTTTCCCTGAGCCACTTCCCATTCGGACCCCAACTCAAGCTCAACACTTTTCTCCACCATCCAGTTTTCGGTTCACTTCTCCCCTTCAATCGAAAACCCCCACCATCCCAAAAGATTTCCCCCTGACAACTCTTAATCACTCGCGCCCACAAAGACTCTCTTTCCGAAAGAAACCTCCATAACCATTTAGCCATGAGTGCCGAATTGAACCATTCCAAATTTTTGAGTCCAAGACCCCCTTCCCTATGCTCCCGGCACAGCTCCTCCCATTTGACCCAACAAATTTTCTTACCTTCCACTCCTCCCACCCAAAGAAACTTACACATCAAAGATCTAATTTCGGATAACACCTTTTTTGGGATTTTTGAGAAAGATAATTGGTAGATAGGGATGGAGAAAAGCACCGATCGAAGAAGAGTAACCCTTCCGGCAAAAGAAATCCTCCTCTCTTTCCAGCCGTTGATCTTCCTTTTTACTCTCTCCACCACATAAGACCAGTCCGTCGCCCTTGAAAGATGTCCCCCAATCTTGACTCCAAGGTATTTAACTGGGAGTGATCCAACACAGCATTTGAGATGATCTGCCATAACAGATCCCGCATCGTCTTGGATGTTGATTCCGACAAAGCAGCTTTTCTCAAAGTTCACAGTCAGGCCAGAAAGCACTTCAAAGATCTTGAGAATACTCCTGATCGCCCGGGCATTTTCAACCTTCTCTGAGACTAGAAACATGGTGTCATCTGCGTATTGAAGGTGTGACACTCGGAGATCCCCATTTTCGACATTGAAAGGTTCTAAAAGTCCCCTCTGAACTGCCCTTTCCGTGAGAATATTCAAACCCTCCGCCACaaccaaaaacaagaaaggtgatAGCGGATCGCCTTGACGGATTCCACGTTCGAGTTGGAATTCCCCGGATGGGCTCCCATTAACAAGGACGTTAGTAGATGCCGATCGAAGACAACCTGAAATCCACCTTCTCCACCTTTGGCTGAAATTAAATAGCTCCAACATTTTATCCAGAAAATCCCAGTCCACCGTGTCGTAAGCTTTGGCGAAATCAGCTTTGAACAGAGCGAGGcctcttctctttttcttaGCGAACTCAATCAACTCATTTAGTACCACAACTCCGTCAAGGATAAACCTTCCTTCCACGAACGCGCTTTGGGGCTCCGAGATAATGTCCTTCAAGACTTGCTGCAATCTGGCTGCAAGAACTTTAGCAATCACCTTATACATGCAACTGATAAGTGATATGGGTCTAAAGTCTCGAAGCTCCGATGCCGTGGTTTTTTTCGGAATTAACACCACAAAAGAAGAATTGCTTCCTCTCACCAATTTGTCATTTGCATGAAACTCTCGCATCACCTCCATCAAATCTCCTTTTATGACTTCCCAACATCTCTTCATAAACAGAAAATTAAACCCGTCTGGCCCTGGACTCTTTCCACTGTCGCAATTCCACACCGCCATCTTGACCTCCTCCACAGAAAACGGTCGATCCAGCCACACTCTTGCTGAATCTGAAATTTTTCTGTTAACAAAATCAGCTGGTAAAACCGAACGTGCTCTGAGTCTTTTCCTGAATTGAGAGTGAAAATGTTCCTTGACCGCTCTTTTAACATCAAAGGGCTCCTGGATCCAAGCTCCATCCACAAAAAGCCCCGAAAAATCATTCTTGGCTCTTCTTCCATTAATAGCCTTGTGGAAAAGGCTGCTGTTCAGATCCCCATCTTTAAGCCACCGGTTGCGCGCTCTTTGGGCTAGGGTACTGTCCCGATGTTGCAGCTGAGTGAAGAGATTCGCTTCCGCTTCACTTTTCAAAAGTGCTTCTTCCTCTTCCAGCCCGAAGATATCATCAATGGAGTCCCACTTGAGAATTTCCTTCTTCAGATTTGAAATATTCTCCTCAACGATCCCGAATCCCGACCTGCTCCAAACCTTAAGATCTTCTTTCAGTCTTTTGATTTTCTCTTTGAAAACAAAGCTACTCCTTCCAGAAATACCGCTTCGTTGCCAAGAGTTCAGAACCACTGAATCAAAATCCGGATACCTTGTCCAGGCATTGAAGAACCTAAAAGGTTTCGGTCCCCAGTCCACCTTTTTCGTTTCCAGAAGAATTGGGCAATGATCAGAGATCGACCTTTGAAGCCCTCTCGCCTTTGTGTGAGCCCAAACTGATAGCCATTCTTCATTTACCATGAATCTGTCGAGTTTTGATTTGCACATCCCTTGTGGTTGATACCACGTATACGTTCTTGCTTGGAGTCTAATTTCTTCCATCTGGCTTCTTCTCACAAAAAGGTCAAACAACTGAATATCTCTAGTCGAAACCTGCGTGCCCCTTCCATTTCTTTCGGCAATATTTCTAATCGAATTAAAATCTCCCCCAAAGCACACACAAGTATCCCTATTCTGCCTCACAACCAAATCCAGCCTATCCCACAGCTGCTCTCTGTCTTGTAACCGTTGAGGGGCATAAACGTTCACCAAGCAGCAACGAACATCACCTATTTTCCACACCCCGTTCACGATCAGAGCTCCCGGGATGTCCTACTGGCTTGAGCTCGAGAATTTAGAGGAGTTCCAAATGGTTAGAATTCCCCCCGACCTACCTTCTGCATTGCGAACTGCGAATCCAAAATCTTCTGATCCCCAAATAGATTTGAGATCCGCTTCCCCCATTCTCTCCAATTTCGTTTCTTGTcatgattaaataaatgtaCGCATATATTAAATCTACTTGTAATTTAATAACGACACAAGTTAATGGAGCAGtaatttcatcatttttcaccaGGTTTTCAAatatatcaagcggcatcaaattgactgtcGCGCCCAAGTCAAGCATTCTCGAAATCTCTTCAACCCCACCTAAACTAATATTGAAAATAAAGCTATCTAGATCTCTTTGCTTGAGTGGTGGATGGTCTGGGGCAACAGTGAAGGGTGGCAGAGGCTCACTGGGGCACTGgatagccttgattgcttccataattttgcttctccatttccctgTGGTGATTGGGGCATCTTCATTGACAACTGCCAcagcatgagcttgatgcggctgctGGTCCTGAattgggaacttcccagttggctgttgcTGCTGCAGCTGACTCAAGGCCCCCGTTAGTTGTCCAACTATAATCTCGAGGCGCTTAATAGTGGCGGATTGAGACTCCATGTTTTGCTTGGTCATCGCCATGAAAGATTGCATCGTATCCTCAAGAGACGGCTTTTGTGGTGGGGCTGGTTTCTGAAACTGTTGAGGGACATTCTGATACTGCTGCGGACCTGCGATTGCTGGAAACTCCCTTGTTGCACGGGGAATTGCTGCTGAGGTGGATAAAACTGCGGTTGGTCCTGATAACCTATAGGTTGCTGGAGTTGACAGAATTGAGAACTCTGCCCGTGTCTTTGCATGTGACCTTAGCGTTGCCCACTCGAATACCCTTGCACAGCAAAGACATCTACTCCTCCTTCATAAGTACGCTCGCTCATCCTATGACACTCGTTGGCTCCATGGCCAAAATCACCACAAATGCCACATCTCTCGACATTCGGTTGGTGGGTAGGAGGGTTTGCCACCTTGTCCATCTTCAGCTGCTGCAGCTCTCTCTTCATGTCGGCCATCTGCTTTTGGAGCTCATAACTGGGTGCCACTGCACTAGCCTCTGCCTTCCTTCCACGGACTGTCTTTTGTTGGGAGCTTTCAGCTAATGTCTTGAAGATTTTATTGAGATCGTCTTCAGTCTTCCTTGCAATGTTACCTCCCGCAGTgttatccaccataaattgggtcGTCCGCACTAACCCgtcatagaaaaattgcatcagCATCACTGGGGTCAACTGGTGTTGCGGGCACTAGCGGATGAGCTCCTGAAATCTTTCCCAAGCCTTATGAAGTAGCTCATCGGCTCCTTGAAtgaagttcatgatttgagttctaatctcttgtgtcttgtgatttgggtagaacttcagcatgaacttctcacaggCCTCTCCCCAAGTAGTGATGGAATTAGGCGGCAAAGAGAGAAGCCAAGTCCTTGCCCGATCCTTGAGTGCATATTGGAAGCACTTAAGCTTCAGCTAATCTTCTGTGATCTTCAGAAGTGGaaaagtttgcacttgggtgcagaagtccCGGATGAACTTCAAGGCATCTTCACTCGGCAACCCATAGAAAAGAGGAAGCAGACTGGAATAATTAGGCTTCAAGTCGTAGTTCATGACTGCAGTGAGGAGCACTATAGTAGATGAAGTAGCTCCAATAATGGGGCAAGCAAAATCCCCCATGTATCTGGGACAGTCTTCTCCCATATCTTCAACTTAAGCACTTGAGAGAAGAAAACTCGGGCTCTTCTTCCCGTGCTACTAGCACCTCACGTGCTCGGtgaatgttatcaagtaggacGCCAAATTCATGTTAAGACTTCGACtccctagcaacacaacactcaacaaaaaGATCAAACGTACCtatggaaaaaagaaaaataaccgagtaaaaacaaaaataaaataaacacgaaAAACAAAGTAGCACAAATAAtcgcctaaagccttccccagCAACGGTGCCAAactttgactcaacccaaaacacatAAGGGATTGATAAGCTAAcacaagtcgtctctcaaggaaggctaagcagggCGGCTAATTATGCTACGCACAAGAAGCAGTGAATCCTACACACTCTAATCGATAGCTGGATCTGGCACTCTCTCTCTTGTAAACTAAAGCGTAATTGAAATAAAActtataaagttaactaggcgaAAGAAGAAACAGAATAAAGGAAGCAATAATAGGGAAGCATAAAAACCAAGGTTCTAATCTAATGATCGAAAAGGCAATATAAATCCTAAAGCGTAAATCAACAATTATTTAGGCGAGACAAAAGAACAAGCATTCAAATCCATGGAAAACACTAATCATCATTAATCCTAAATAACAGGTAAATGAAATCACAACACAAAATTCAATGGAGAACTAAACTAATAAATCGAACAGCAAACCAAAAACGTTAACTAGGCATGAGATAATCAAATGCATCAATCAACATTAATTTATAAGCAACAAAGGTaaacaatcaagaaacataagTAGAAACTATCAATAGAGGAAGTCGTACAATAGTTCAATGTAAACGACAATCCAATGCAATCTAATGTTGTTAGGACAAGTTTCTAGCTCCAAAAACTAAGGGAAGATGGTGGAAAAAGGGTATGGAGGCTATGGGAGGCGAAGGTCCTTTCAAAACCCTTGAAAAAGGGTTTAAATAACATTTTCTCTAATTGCATTTTTCGCGTAAGCGGAGGTCGCCGTGAGGCGAAGGCCGTCGCCCACTGCATTgcacaatatttttattttggtctgTTCTCTCTTGTTTCAAGTCAGATTTTAGATCTGTTTTCGcccacgaactcctatcgagacgaacttcaaTTTTATTCAGACCACTTGACTCAATTCTGTCTTCATTTTTGTCCACGAATTAATCAATTCGAatataaaatcctgagacaacaaaattagcacaaaaacTCAAATTAATTAACTCTTGAGTGAACGAGACCAATATATAAACCagtataacacgtaaacacccataaattcatcacaaaatagggctaaacagtaTCTGTTGGATAGCGGGGTGGAGGGTATTCGACGGATAGTGGGTGGTGGATACCCGACAGATAGCGGCttggcggatacccgacggCTAGCGAATATCCGCGgatgatcactatttttatagcaacaaaaactgcaactaacacagtgtaattgtagcaaataaacagtaaccgagtatcgtatccacaaggaCTGATAATCgaaatcactctaagtaatcctaataaaaCTCTAACAATATTTAGGCAAACTCAAATAAGATGGAAGacataaaactaaaatcaaaataaagcatataaagcaggataaaaactcaaataataaaagactctgatcCTAG is a window encoding:
- the LOC130998670 gene encoding uncharacterized protein LOC130998670; its protein translation is MVDNTAGGNIARKTEDDLNKIFKTLAESSQQKTVRGRKAEASAVAPSYELQKQMADMKRELQQLKMDKVANPPTHQPNVERCGICGDFGHGANECHRMSERTYEGGVDVFAVQGLSGPTAVLSTSAAIPRATREFPAIAGPQQYQNVPQQFQKPAPPQKPSLEDTMQSFMAMTKQNMESQSATIKRLEIIVGQLTGALSQLQQQQPTGKFPIQDQQPHQAHAVAVVNEDAPITTGKWRSKIMEAIKAIQCPSEPLPPFTVAPDHPPLKQRDLDSFIFNISLGGVEEISRMLDLGATVNLMPLDIFENLKRNWREWGKRISNLFGDQKILDSQFAMQKDIPGALIVNGVWKIGDVRCCLVNVYAPQRLQDREQLWDRLDLVVRQNRDTCVCFGGDFNSIRNIAERNGRGTQVSTRDIQLFDLFVRRSQMEEIRLQARTYTWYQPQGMCKSKLDRFMVNEEWLSVWAHTKARGLQRSISDHCPILLETKKVDWGPKPFRFFNAWTRYPDFDSVVLNSWQRSGISGRSSFVFKEKIKRLKEDLKVWSRSGFGIVEENISNLKKEILKWDSIDDIFGLEEEEALLKSEAEANLFTQLQHRDSTLAQRARNRWLKDGDLNSSLFHKAINGRRAKNDFSGLFVDGAWIQEPFDVKRAVKEHFHSQFRKRLRARSVLPADFVNRKISDSARVWLDRPFSVEEVKMAVWNCDSGKSPGPDGFNFLFMKRCWEVIKGDLMEVMREFHANDKLVRGSNSSFVVLIPKKTTASELRDFRPISLISCMYKVIAKVLAARLQQVLKDIISEPQSAFVEGRFILDGVVVLNELIEFAKKKRRGLALFKADFAKAYDTVDWDFLDKMLELFNFSQRWRRWISGCLRSASTNVLVNGSPSGEFQLERGIRQGDPLSPFLFLVVAEGLNILTERAVQRGLLEPFNVENGDLRVSHLQYADDTMFLVSEKVENARAIRSILKIFEVLSGLTVNFEKSCFVGINIQDDAGSVMADHLKCCVGSLPVKYLGVKIGGHLSRATDWSYVVERVKRKINGWKERRISFAGRVTLLRSVLFSIPIYQLSFSKIPKKVLSEIRSLMCKFLWVGGVEGKKICWVKWEELCREHREGGLGLKNLEWFNSALMAKWLWRFLSERESLWARVIKSCQGEIFWDGGGFRLKGRSEPKTGWWRKVLSLSWGPNGKWLRENLEIQVGNGASVLFWHHCWIGESNLSEIFPRLCRLSTNQNGSISSMGEWREGNWVWNFNWSRELWDREKEQVQCLENMISQIRIEEGKTDKWRWKASKGDIFSVKSAYRAISTDGSHSPNRGFETELSSIWKAPAPPKVITTAWKVLRGKLATCDNLLKRKVVIQHQEALCVLCKTTTETVDHLFFSCEKSYQLWSGLVAWLGKKTTLQCKVKDHFNAFINLGCKKEKRFLLGVWAGAIWSIWKMRNECKFQQGEWNCYKVEAELKSRFWSWMTIFNVQKSPEDFRSWFGAARTGE